Within Schaalia sp. HMT-172, the genomic segment GATACCCCCGATCTCATGCCGGCGCCCATCTGGCTGGCGCACCGCCTCGCCAAGCGCCTGACCGACGTGCGCAAGCAGGGCGTCGTGGAAGGGCTGCGCCCCGACGGCAAGACCCAGGTGACCCTCGCATACGAGGGCGGGCGCCCCGTGGGCATCGACACCATTGTCGTGTCGACCCAGCACGACGAGAAGCTCACCCAGGGGGCCATCGCCGACGCCGTGCGTACCCACGTCATCGACCCCGTCATCGAGGAGTCCGGCCTGGCTCTGGCAACCGGCGACATGTCTGCGCTGATCAACCCCTCGGGACGCTTCGTCCTGGGCGGCCCCGCGGCGGACGCGGGCCTGACGGGCCGAAAGATCATCGTCGACACCTACGGGGGTATGGCCCGTCATGGCGGCGGCGCCTTCTCGGGCAAGGATCCCTCCAAGGTTGACCGCTCCGCCACCTACGCTGCCCGCTGGGTCGCCAAGAACGTCGTGGCCGCCGGCATCGCCCAGCGCTGCGAGATTCAGCTTGCTTACGCCATCGGACGCGCCCGCCCGATCGGCCTGTACGTTGACACCTTCGGCACCGGCGTCGTACCCGAGGAACGCATCGCGGATGCTATCCGCGAGGTCTTCGACCTTCGTCCCCTCGGCATGATCGAAGACCTGGATCTGCTCCGCCCGATCTACCGCGAGACCGCCGCATACGGCCACTTCGGCCGCGAGGGCTTCCCCTGGGAGGCCACGAACCGCGTCGAACAGCTCAAGGCCGCCCTCGCATGACGAGGTCAGCGGAGCAGATCGAGGATTTCGTGCCCTCCTGGGATACCGAGGAGGCGCGCGGGGCGTGGCGTCGGCGCACGAGCCTGGAGATGATCGTCTCCGGGTTTATCGGCCTGGTCACTTCCTTCGTCCTGTCGATCGAGGCGTGGCAGCTGGCCGCCGATTCGTCGACGCGCTTCGGCTGCGACGTCTCCGCGGTTCTGTCGTGCTCGACGGTCGCCCAGACGTGGCAGGCCCGTATTCTGGGATTCCCCAACGCCTTCCTCGGCATTTTCTTCGAGGCGGTGGTCTTGGCTATCTCCGTCGCGATTGCCTCCGGCGTGCGATTCCCGCGCTGGTACATGGCCTGCACGAATCTCCTGTACACGGTCGCGCTGTTTTTCGCGTTCTGGCTCTTCAGCCAGTCCTACTTCGTCATTCAGGTTCTGTGCCCGTGGTGCCTCCTCATCACGCTCACGACGACGCTCGTGTTCGGCGGTATTACGCGCATCAATATTCGTGACGGCGTGATTCCGGCGCCGGAGTCTGTGCGTCGCATTGTTGGCCAGGGCCTGGATTGGGCGTTGTGGGGGCTCATCGTCTTTGGTGTGCTCGCGATGGTGGTCGCCAAGTATGGGCTTAAGCTCTTGGGCTGAGCGGTACCGCAGATGAGCCCGCGCCGTGTTTCACTAGGCTCATGATGTCCACGCAGGGTCTGCTCGACGGTTTCGACCCGCCTGCCACACGCAGCGCGGAGGTCGCCCGCGTGCTCGTCGACGTGGATCTGGCTCACATGGACCGGCCGCTCGACTACCTCGTCCCCGACGGACTCGTTGACCAGGCCACGGTCGGCTCTCTCGTTCGTGTGCGCTTCTCCGGCAACCGCGTTGACGGCTGGATTATCGAGCGCACCCGCCGCGAGGTGAGCGACGGCGTCGGCCGTCTCGAGGCCGTCGTGTCGGCAACGCCCGTGCTCACGCCCTCCCTGTACGAGGCCGCACGCCGCGTTGCGTCACGTTTCCTTGCCACCACCTCCCAGGTGCTCTCACTTGCGCTGCCGCCCCGGCACGCGCGCGCGGAGAAGGACGTGCTAGCCAGTGCGCCTGGCGCGTGGCCTCTCGTTGATAGCCCGGCTGCAGGGGAGGGATGGCGCGCATATTCGGCCGGTCAGGCCCTGCTGTCGCGACTGGCGGCGGGGGAGAGCCCCCGCGCCATCGTCACCTCCCTGCACCCTCACCTGCGTTCGTGTCTGTCGGAAGCTGTGGCCGCAACTGTGTCATCGGGGCGCAGCGTCATAGTGATCACGGCGACCGGCGAGCAGGCCACGCGCGTGGCCCACGACCTCGAGCAGGATCTCGCCGTTCCCGCGGTCGTCAGCGGAGGAGAGGTGAGTGCCGAGGAGCGTTACCGCGTTCACGTCGCCGCTTCCCTGGGCCGCGTTCCCGTCGTGGTGGGTACTCGCTCGGCCGCGTGGGTTCCCTGCGCGTCCCTCGGGCTCATCATCATCCTTGACGATGGGGACGATCGTCTGCGCGAGCGTCGTTTTCCTCGCTGCGATGCCCTCGACGTGGCCGTGCAACGCTGCGCGGTTGAGGGCGCCGGCCTACTCGTCCTGTCCGCGTCCCGTTCGGTCAAGGCTCAGGCTCTCGTCCGCTACGGTTGGGCGGTGAGTGTCGATCCCACCGTGCACGCGCTGCGCGAGGCTACGCCGCGCGTGCACCTGCACGGGCAGGTTGAGGCACAACGAGAGGGAGCCGGCGGACACATGCGCATCCCGCAGGCCGCCTTACGCATGATTCGCCAGGGCCTGCGCGACGGGCCGGTCCTTATCCAGGTGGCGTCCGCAGGCTACTGGCCGACCGTCGTGTGCCGCCGCTGCGAGGAGCATGCGCGCTGCCCGCGATGCTTCGGGCCTCTGACGATGAGCGCCGACGAGGCGCTTTCGTGTGCCTGGTGCGGGCGCGAACCTAGCTCTTGGCGGTGCCCCCACTGCTCTGGGCGAGAGCTGCGCGGTGCCCGCGTGGGTTCCTCGCGCACGGCTGAGGAGATCGCTCGAAACCTGCCTGAGGCCTCCGTGCTCGAGTCTTCGGCTGCCCATCGCATCAGTCGCACGCTTCCGTCTCGCCCCACCGTCATCGTTGCGACGGCGGGCGCCGAACCCCACGTCGACGGCGGCTACGCCTGCGGGATCGTTCTCGATGCCGCAGCCCTCGCCGGGCGGGCGGAGCTGTGGGCCCCCGAGGAGGCTGCGCGGCGCTGGCTTCGCGCCCTCTCGCTCGTGCGCCCGGGCCGCCCGGGCCTCGTCGTCGGGACGATTCCTGAGGCTTTGGGCCAGATGCTGGTTCGTTGGTCACCCACCGACTACGCGGAGCGACTTCTCGACGAGCGTGAGGCCCTCGGCTTTTTCCCCGCGTGCACGATGGTTGCCCTGGACGGCCCCGCTGCGCAGGTGCGCCAGGTCGCTGACCAGGCCGTGCGCGAGGGCGGTGCACAGCTCGTAGGTACGGTGGCTGTGCCAGCTACCCGTGAGGGTGAGGAGAACCAGGTGCGTACCCTCGTGCGTGCTCCGCTGCCGGACAGCGCGCACATGCTCGCCTCGCTTGCCGACATTCGGCGCTCGCGTAGCGCACGCAAGGCACCACTGGTGAAAATGAGCGTGAACCCACCGGAGCTCTTCTAAGTCCGAGGCCACGCGGTGCCGTAAACTGGCGCCCGTGCGCATTATTTTTGCTGGAACTCCCCACGCCGCAGTGCCCACACTGCGCGCCCTGCTTGCCTCCCCCCATGAGGTCGCCCTCGTGATCACCCGTCCGCCAGCGCGGCGCGGACGGGGTAAAACGCTGTATCCGTCTCCCGTGGCCGAGGTTGCCGCACAGGCTGGCATTGAGCTGGCGGAGACGACGACAGTGAAGACGCCGGAGATCGGCGAGCGCATCGCTGCCGTGGGAGCCGACCTCGGTGTCGTCGTGGCCTACGGGGGGCTCATCCCTCCCGCCGTCCTGGCGATGCCGACACACGGATGGGTGAACCTACACTTTTCTGACCTGCCCCGATGGCGCGGCGCAGCGCCTGTCCAGTGGGCGATACGCGAGGGTGACACTGAGACGGCCTCGTGCGTCTTCAACCTTGAAGAGGGGCTCGATACCGGCGACGTCTACTCGCGCGTCGCGGTGCCGATCGGGCGCGAGAGCGCCGGCGAGCTGCTGAGCGCGATGGCGCAGGCGGGTGCCGCCCAAGCCCTTGACGTCGTCGATAAGCTCCAGGCTGGGACCGCGGTCGCGCTCCCGCAGAGCGCGACGGGCATCACGCACGCACGCCGCCTGGAGCACGCCGACGGTTACGTCTCCTTCACGCGCAGCGCCGAGGAAGAGGATCGCATTATCCGCTCCGTCACGCCCAACCCGGGCGCCTACACGATCCTGCCCGGCGGCACGCGCATGAAGCTTGGCGTGGCGATGCCGGTGGAGCGCGATGACCTGGAGCCAGGCCAGCTGGACATCACGAAGAAGCAGGTGAGCGTCGGCTGCGCGGGCGGCGCGCTCATCCTCGGTCAGGTCGCACCCGCCGGTAAGTCCTGGATGGACGCCGCGGCGTGGGCTCGTGGCGCCAGGCCGGATGTCACGATGCGCATCGGTGGTGCGAGACGATGAGCGAACGCCGATACTCCGACGGCTACCGCAAGCTGCGTCGCGCCGACGAGCCCCGGCGCATCGCCTACGAGGTCCTCTACGAGGTCCAGGCCAAGGGCGCCTTCGCGAACATCCTGTTGCCCAAGGCGCTGCGTCAGGCGCGCCGGGACGGGCACTTCACCGACCGCGACGCGGCCTTCACCTCCGAGCTCGTCCACGGCACGCTGCGCGCGATTGGGCGCCTCGACTGGGTCATCGCGCGCCACGTGGATCGGCCGCTGGCCGACCTGGATCCGCGCGTTGTAGTGCTGGCGCGCATGGGCGCCCACCAGCTCCTCGACATGCGCGTTCCCGACCATGCGGCCGTCTCAGCGACGGTGGACGTCGCCCGCGAGCACCTGTCCGACGGCCCCGTTCGATTCGTCAACGCCGTCCTGCGCTCGATCACGCGCGAGAGTAGCGAGGAGCGCGAGGCCGCCATGGCCGCCATCTCGGACGTGGACGAGGCGCTGGGCGTGCGCTACTCGCATCCCGCGTGGATGGTGCGCGCGTTCCGCGAGGCGCTCGTCGCGCACGGCTACTCGCCGGACGAGCTTGAGGACGTCCTCGCAGCGGACAACGAGGTGCCCACCGTGACACTCGTCGCGCGCCCGGGCCTGATGAGCGTGGACGAACTCGCCGACG encodes:
- the metK gene encoding methionine adenosyltransferase → MSQQLFSSESVTEGHPDKVCDRISDAILDALLDADPRSRVAVETMAATGLIHVAGEVTTEAYVEIPEIVRREILSIGYDSSRVGFDGASCGVSVSLDGQSPDIAGGVDEALEVRGTQGGDRRDRLGAGDQGIMFGYASSDTPDLMPAPIWLAHRLAKRLTDVRKQGVVEGLRPDGKTQVTLAYEGGRPVGIDTIVVSTQHDEKLTQGAIADAVRTHVIDPVIEESGLALATGDMSALINPSGRFVLGGPAADAGLTGRKIIVDTYGGMARHGGGAFSGKDPSKVDRSATYAARWVAKNVVAAGIAQRCEIQLAYAIGRARPIGLYVDTFGTGVVPEERIADAIREVFDLRPLGMIEDLDLLRPIYRETAAYGHFGREGFPWEATNRVEQLKAALA
- a CDS encoding vitamin K epoxide reductase family protein, producing the protein MTRSAEQIEDFVPSWDTEEARGAWRRRTSLEMIVSGFIGLVTSFVLSIEAWQLAADSSTRFGCDVSAVLSCSTVAQTWQARILGFPNAFLGIFFEAVVLAISVAIASGVRFPRWYMACTNLLYTVALFFAFWLFSQSYFVIQVLCPWCLLITLTTTLVFGGITRINIRDGVIPAPESVRRIVGQGLDWALWGLIVFGVLAMVVAKYGLKLLG
- a CDS encoding primosomal protein — translated: MMSTQGLLDGFDPPATRSAEVARVLVDVDLAHMDRPLDYLVPDGLVDQATVGSLVRVRFSGNRVDGWIIERTRREVSDGVGRLEAVVSATPVLTPSLYEAARRVASRFLATTSQVLSLALPPRHARAEKDVLASAPGAWPLVDSPAAGEGWRAYSAGQALLSRLAAGESPRAIVTSLHPHLRSCLSEAVAATVSSGRSVIVITATGEQATRVAHDLEQDLAVPAVVSGGEVSAEERYRVHVAASLGRVPVVVGTRSAAWVPCASLGLIIILDDGDDRLRERRFPRCDALDVAVQRCAVEGAGLLVLSASRSVKAQALVRYGWAVSVDPTVHALREATPRVHLHGQVEAQREGAGGHMRIPQAALRMIRQGLRDGPVLIQVASAGYWPTVVCRRCEEHARCPRCFGPLTMSADEALSCAWCGREPSSWRCPHCSGRELRGARVGSSRTAEEIARNLPEASVLESSAAHRISRTLPSRPTVIVATAGAEPHVDGGYACGIVLDAAALAGRAELWAPEEAARRWLRALSLVRPGRPGLVVGTIPEALGQMLVRWSPTDYAERLLDEREALGFFPACTMVALDGPAAQVRQVADQAVREGGAQLVGTVAVPATREGEENQVRTLVRAPLPDSAHMLASLADIRRSRSARKAPLVKMSVNPPELF
- a CDS encoding methionyl-tRNA formyltransferase, encoding MRIIFAGTPHAAVPTLRALLASPHEVALVITRPPARRGRGKTLYPSPVAEVAAQAGIELAETTTVKTPEIGERIAAVGADLGVVVAYGGLIPPAVLAMPTHGWVNLHFSDLPRWRGAAPVQWAIREGDTETASCVFNLEEGLDTGDVYSRVAVPIGRESAGELLSAMAQAGAAQALDVVDKLQAGTAVALPQSATGITHARRLEHADGYVSFTRSAEEEDRIIRSVTPNPGAYTILPGGTRMKLGVAMPVERDDLEPGQLDITKKQVSVGCAGGALILGQVAPAGKSWMDAAAWARGARPDVTMRIGGARR